Genomic window (Rossellomorea aquimaris):
TCCGCAAATGTAGATCCATGAGTCGTCATCACAAGGGTAATACCGGCATTAACGGCTTCCTGGATAGCTTGACCATCTTCCAAGCGGCCAATCTCATCCACAATCAGGACGTCGGGACTCATGGAGCGGATCAGCATCATCATCCCTTCAGCCTTCGGACATGCATCCAGCACGTCCACCCTGGGTCCGAACATCAGCTGAGGGATTCCATTTACACACCCGGCAATTTCGGACCGTTCATCGACAATCCCAACTTTAAAAGGAGGGATCTTTTTTTCCGGGACGCCTGTCGAGATCATACGTGCAAGATCTCTTAGCAATGTCGTTTTCCCTGTCTGAGGCGAGCCGATAATCATCGTATGCTTCCAGCCACTATCATAAACATATGGAAAAATGGATTGAGCTATGCCAAGCTTTTGTCTTGCAATCCTGATGTTAAAGGAAGACAAATTCCGAATCCCTTTCACGACACCCCCCTCTAGAATGACCTTGCCGGCAAGACCGACTCGATGTCCGCCTTCAATCGTGATATATCCTCTCTTCAGTTCTTCTTCCAATGTATAAAATGAATGCCTGG
Coding sequences:
- the spoIIIAA gene encoding stage III sporulation protein AA, with the translated sequence MQEVLALLPSTISDKVLTLPQDLIDRIEEIRVRTNRVLEVTARGKPYFLSYTVTEEDSEQLINKLSRHSFYTLEEELKRGYITIEGGHRVGLAGKVILEGGVVKGIRNLSSFNIRIARQKLGIAQSIFPYVYDSGWKHTMIIGSPQTGKTTLLRDLARMISTGVPEKKIPPFKVGIVDERSEIAGCVNGIPQLMFGPRVDVLDACPKAEGMMMLIRSMSPDVLIVDEIGRLEDGQAIQEAVNAGITLVMTTHGSTFAEVAKRPVIKDIVNLQTVERFVELRRGDEPGKVHEVWNEHGQSLLKKVSVT